In Rhodohalobacter sp. 614A, the sequence CCCTTCACAGCCAAAGTAATGCGAGTAATTAGTTTATTATCTATCTACCATGGTCAAGGTGGTGCGAGTAATTAGTACCTTGTTGAAAAAAGATTGAAAAAAGGTATCAAAATTTTTATATAATGAGTACTATTTAGATCACTCATACACCACTGCTAATTTCTCATGGTACCAAAGAAAAAAGAGAAACACCTTCCCGATTCACTGGTCGCAACACAGAGAAACGATCTGATCCATGGCCAACAACAACTCACATTAATTCAAAAAAGAATATTCACCCTGGTTGTTAAACAAATCAACAGAGATGACAAGGACTTTAAAACCTACGTCATTAATGTGAAAGACTTAGTAGAAGCCGGAAACAGTAAGAGTATATACAATCGATTGAAAGATGAAACAAAAAAATTAATTTCGAAAGTGCTTACCAAGAAGGAGAATGTTGGCAGTAAAACATCTTTTACGCACTGGACCATGATTTCGAAAGCCCATCATACTGAAGGTGAAGGAGTCTTGGAAATAAATTTACATCCGGATATCCGAGACA encodes:
- a CDS encoding replication initiation protein, with amino-acid sequence MVPKKKEKHLPDSLVATQRNDLIHGQQQLTLIQKRIFTLVVKQINRDDKDFKTYVINVKDLVEAGNSKSIYNRLKDETKKLISKVLTKKENVGSKTSFTHWTMISKAHHTEGEGVLEINLHPDIRDMLLHLKDQGNFTPVPISELLACRSTYGQRIYELLYSWRRHGEWEVSVEDLRFSLAIEDKYQNYADFRRYVLEKAQSDIAKNTNMRFEWEEKKNATGLGSGRKITHIHFTFKIINDQIDFDFESDSG